The genomic DNA GCGACCCTGTCGGACGCCGAGCGCGCGGCGCTGGGCAAGCAACTGCAGCATGCGGTCAAGACGCACATCGGCGTCAGCGCCCGCATCCAGGTGTCGGACGCCGGCCACGTCGAGCGCACGCTGACCGGCAAGGCCCGCCGTGTGATCGACAAGCGCCCCAAGGGCTGAGCGCGCTGCGCGTTCCCGCCGCCGGCAACGGCGCGGGGCGGCCACACCGCCATGAAAAAAGCAGCCCTCGGGCTGCTTTTTTTTTGCGCCGTCGCTGTCCGCCGGGCGCGCCGTCAGGCCTGGCGCGCCACGGTCCGCACGATATGCCGATACCAGAAGTGCAGCAGGGTGGCTGACAGCGCCAGGCCCACCATTGCCATCAACCACATGCTGCCCGCGCCTTGCGGCGAGCCCGGCACCAGGATCTCGCGCAGCCCGTCCAGGCCGCCGCGGCCCGGGCCGAAACCGAACCACCAGCCGCCGACCAGGCCGACGCCAGCCAGCGCCACCGTCTGCAGCAACAGCGGCACCACCGCGACTTTATAGGCCCGCAGCAGGTACGAGTTGATGCACTGCATGGAGTCGAACAGGTGGAACAGCGGCAGCACCGCCAGCAGCGTGGTCGCCACCGCGGCTACCTGGGGATTGTCGGTGTAGGCCGCCAGGATCAGCGGACGGCCGGCCAGCAGCACTACCGCGGTGAGCAGGGCGCCCATCAGTCCCAGCGCCAGGCCGGCCATGCCGGTGCGGTGGGCATGCGCCAGGTTGCCGGCGCCGATCGCCTGCGCCGTCAGCGCGGCGGTGGCCACGCCCAGCGCCATCGGCATCATGTAGCACAATGCCGCCAGGTTCGACATGATCTGGTGGCCGCCGGTCACGAAGGTGCCTTCGCGCGCGACCAGCAAGGCCATGAAGGTGAAGGCCGAGACCTCCACCAGATACGAACCGCCCATGGGGATGCCCAGTCGCAGCAGTTCTTTCAGCGTCTTCCAGTCGGGCCGGCCGACGTGCAGGTGGAACCGACGGTAATAGCGGTCGTGGGTGATGACCCACAGGCCCAGCCCCAGGCTCATCCACGACACCACGGCGGTCGCCAGGCCGGCGCCGGTGGCGCCCATGGCCGGCAGGCCGAGGGAGCCGTAGATGAACAGCCAGTTGAAGAAGGCCTTGAAGCCGATGGCGGTGAGGTTGATCGCCATCACCAGCTTGGGCCGCGACACGGAGGTGCCGAGCGCGTAGATGGTGCGGAACACCAGCGCGGCCGGCAGCGCCAGGATCAGCGCCCGCAGGTACGAAGCGATGCGGTCGCGCACGCCGGGATCGACGTTGCCCGACATCGACAGCCAGAAATCCGGGAACAGCATCAGGATGCCGCCCACCGCCGACAGGCCCAGCGCCAGCCACACGCCCTGGCCCCAACTGCGGCCCACTTCGCGGTTGTTGCCGGCGCCGAAATGCTGCGCCAGGATCGGGATGAGGGCGTGCACCACCCCCATCAGACCCACGAAAACGGTGATGTAGATCGAGGCCGACAGCGCCATCGCCGCCAGGTCGTTGGCGCTGGCGTGGCCGGTCATGGCGGTGTCCAGCACGCCGAACGAGATGCCGGCCCATTGGCTGACCAGGACCGGCCAGGCCTGTTTGGCGATGTTGCGCAGGGTGGCGCCGAAACCGGGCACCGCCGGTTGGGCGGGCGTCATCGGGTGGGGCCGACTCGCAGCAGGCGGAACACTTCTTGGCGGTCGGCGCGGCGGCCGCCCTGCCACAGCACGTCGGCGCTGTCGCTGTAGGCGGCGGTGTTGTCGCGCAGGCTCTGGTTGGTGGTCTGCTGCAGCACCAGCGTGCACTTCGAATCGAACGTGAACGTCAGGTTGTTGAAGATCAGGAACGAGGCGCGCTGGCCGCTGCCCAGGCTCAGTCCGCGCACGCATTCGCCCGGACGGAGGTTCTGCGCCAGGGCCTGCGCCAGCTCGCCCGACACGGTGCGGTAGCTGCGGGCGTAGTCGACCGCGGGCTGCCACAGCAGCACCAGCAGGATCCAGGTGACCGTCAGGCCGCCGGCCGACAGCACGGTGCCGCGCCACAGCGCTTGCGGCTTGACGCGCAGGCGCCAGACCACCAGCGCGATCCAGCCGAGCGTGAAGACCACCGCCAGGGCGAAGGCCACCCAGGAGATGACGGGCTCATACCCGGTGGTCTGGCGGCCGATGTTGCGCGCGATCTGCGCCGGCCAGTGGAAATGCAACGCGATCCAGCCGAGCCACGCGGTGGCGGCGGTCAGCGAAAAGCACATCACTGCGAACCAGTCCAGCGTGTTGACCACACCGCGA from Achromobacter xylosoxidans includes the following:
- a CDS encoding MATE family efflux transporter; this encodes MTPAQPAVPGFGATLRNIAKQAWPVLVSQWAGISFGVLDTAMTGHASANDLAAMALSASIYITVFVGLMGVVHALIPILAQHFGAGNNREVGRSWGQGVWLALGLSAVGGILMLFPDFWLSMSGNVDPGVRDRIASYLRALILALPAALVFRTIYALGTSVSRPKLVMAINLTAIGFKAFFNWLFIYGSLGLPAMGATGAGLATAVVSWMSLGLGLWVITHDRYYRRFHLHVGRPDWKTLKELLRLGIPMGGSYLVEVSAFTFMALLVAREGTFVTGGHQIMSNLAALCYMMPMALGVATAALTAQAIGAGNLAHAHRTGMAGLALGLMGALLTAVVLLAGRPLILAAYTDNPQVAAVATTLLAVLPLFHLFDSMQCINSYLLRAYKVAVVPLLLQTVALAGVGLVGGWWFGFGPGRGGLDGLREILVPGSPQGAGSMWLMAMVGLALSATLLHFWYRHIVRTVARQA